One window of the Clupea harengus chromosome 20, Ch_v2.0.2, whole genome shotgun sequence genome contains the following:
- the fam199x gene encoding protein FAM199X: protein MSEALYEKFLTPEEPYPLLSRRVNLSDDGALDISQFECQLSSCHRTDPLHRFNTNRWNLTSCGTSVASSECSEELFSSVSVGDQDDSFSLLDDQEFTSYDLFPEGSVCSDVSSSISTYWDWSDSEFEWQLPGSDIASGSDVLSDIIPSIPSSPCLVAKRRSKLHRNLDDLPWSAMTNDEQVEYIEYLSRKVSTEMGLREQLDIIKIIDPMAQISPTDSEFIIELNRLTDEKLKQVRSYICDHGPRQRHSSLREGWKRGLTNNGSISGVSSTTSGQSNTSSSNASMVSTGSSVTSAGSNLTNNSISRAHSEGNLPTAAERIRDSKKRSKQRKLQQKALRKRQLKEQRQARKERLSGLFLNEEVLSLNVTEDEDHPDDVDVLM, encoded by the exons ATGTCTGAAGCCCTTTATGAGAAGTTTCTAACGCCTGAGGAACCCTACCCGCTTCTGTCCAGGAGGGTGAACTTGAGTGACGATGGCGCACTGGACATAAGCCAGTTTGAATGCCAGTTGTCGTCTTGCCATCGCACAGATCCACTGCATCGTTTTAACACCAATAG ATGGAACCTGACATCTTGCGGCACAAGTGTGGCGAGTTCCGAATGCAGCGAGGAGTTGTTCTCCTCCGTGTCAGTTGGAGACCAGGACGACAGCTTCTCTCTGCTAGATGACCAAGAGTTTACCTCCTACGATCTGTTCCCAGAAGGCAGTGTCTGCAGCGATGTGTCGTCTTCCATCAGTACATACTGGGACTGGTCGGATAGTGAGTTTGAATGGCAG TTGCCCGGAAGTGACATTGCCAGTGGAAGTGACGTGCTGTCTGACATCATCCCCAGCATTCCAAGCTCACCTTGTCTGGTCGCTAAGAGAAGGAGCAAACTTCACAGGAACCTGGATGACCTTCCCTGGAGTGCTATGACTAATGATGAACAG GTGGAATATATTGAGTACCTCAGCCGGAAGGTGAGCACTGAGATGGGTCTTCGAGAGCAACTGGATATTATAAAGATTATTGACCCAATGGCACAGATCTCTCCCACCGACAGTGAGTTCATCATTGAGCTCAATCGTCTAACAGATGAAAAGCTGAAACAG GTGCGGAGCTACATCTGTGATCATGGACCACGTCAGCGCCACAGCAGTCTACGGGAGGGCTGGAAGCGTGGTTTGACCAATAATGGAAGCATCAGTGGTGTGAGCAGCACCACCAGTGGCCAGAGTAATACCAGTAGTAGCAATGCCAGCATGGTGAGCACTGGCAGCAGTGTTACCTCCGCTGGTTCTAACCTCACCAACAACTCCATCAGCCGGGCACACAGTGAAGGAAACCTGCCGACTGCAGCTGAGCGCATCCGTGACTCGAAG aAACGCTCAAAGCAAAGGAAACTTCAGCAAAAGGCCCTGCGAAAACGGCAGCTTAAGGAACAACGTCAGGCACGTAAGGAACGTCTCAGTGGCCTCTTTCTAAATGAGGAAGTGCTGTCTCTCAATGTGACCGAGGATGAGGACCACCCTGACGATGTAGATGTCCTTATGTGA